The Streptococcus iniae genome contains the following window.
AACTTTTGGAAATGTCTTTGTTCAATCAAGTTCTTTAGCCATTGGATTTGATGGTATGGCTGTTAGTCTTCTTGCGGCCAATTCACCTATTGGAATTTTCTTCTCATCATTCCTATTTGGAGTTCTTAATATTGGGTCACCAGGTATGAATATTGCTGGAATTCCACCAGAACTAGTTAAGGTTGTTACAGCATCAATTATTTTCTTCGTAGGTGCACATTACCTTATTGAGAGATATATCATTCAACCTAAAAAAGCAGTGAAAGGTGGTAAATAAGATGTCAATAGTTACAATTTTATCATTGTTAATGTCTTCAATGCTTATTTATGCAACACCACTTATTTTCACAAGTATTGGTGGAACTTACTCTGAAAGATCTGGGGTTGTTAACGTTGGTCTTGAAGGAATTATGGTTATGGGAGCTTTCTCTGGAATTGTCTTCAACTTAGAGTTTGCTGATGCCTTTGGTAAAGCAACACCTTGGTTAGCAGTTTTAGTTGGAGGAGTAGTTGGGTTAATCTTCTCACTTATTCACGCCGTTGCAACCATTAATTTCCGAGCAGATCACATTGTTAGTGGTACGGTATTGAACTTATTAGCACCTTCATTAGCAGTCTTTTTAGTAAAAGTACTTTATAAAAAAGGCCAAACAGATAACATTCAAGCATCATTTGGTAAATTTGATTTTCCAATTTTATCAAAAATTCCTGTTATTGGAGAAATCTTCTTTAAAAATACGACTTTAGTTGGTTATATTGCAGTAGCTTTCTCATTCTTAGCATGGTTTATACTTTATAAAACTCGTTTTGGATTACGTCTACGCTCAGTTGGTGAACACCCACAGGCAGCTGATACACTTGGAATTAACGTTTACCTAATGAAATATTATGGTGTTATGATTTCTGGTTTCCTTGGTGGCGTTGGTGGAGCTGTTTATGCACAATCAATCTCAGTTAACTTTGCTGTTACAACTATCCTAGGTCCTGGATTTATTTCACTTGCCGCAATGATTTTTGGTAAGTGGAATCCTGTTGGAGCAATGCTTTCAAGTTTATTCTTTGGTTTATCGCAAAGTTTAGCAGTTATTGGAGGACAATTACCATTATTGGAGAATATTCCTACTGTATACTTAGAGATTGCCCCATACTTAGTTACAATTGTTATTCTTGCCGCATTCTTTGGTCAAGCTGTTGCTCCAAAAGCAGATGGTGTTAATTATATTAAATCTAAGTAATTGATTAAAAATGAAATATATTGAAAAGTTCTAGATTTTCTAGAGCTTTTTTTGATTTTTTTGGATACTTTGATATATCAAAATGATAATATTTTATGAAAAAACTAATCTTACTAAAATCTATTGCTAAGTAAATGATAATATTGTATTATATAAAACAGACATCTATTGGAGGAATATATTGTGAAAAGTAAAGTTCACTCGAAAAAATTGATTATGCTTCAGTTATCACTTGCTGCAACAAGTGTTTTATTGACGCACGTTACAAGTGTCTCAGCAGCTGAAACAACTGCAGAGACAGCTATCTCAACTCATGTTGAGACAGTAGGTTTAGATCTCATAGACGACTTAGCCGATGTTTCAGAAACAGTAGTTAGTGCCCAGCCTTCAAGTGGAGAGGCTTCTGTTGAACCAGTTTCTGGAGAAGAGCAAAAACCTTTGATTGACTATGTTGATCCTTCGAATGTTAAAGACATTTGGGAAAAAGTTGGCAGAGGTAAAGGTTCTCTGATTGCTGTCATTGATGCTGGTATTGAACAAACTCATGACATGTTAAATCTTGCTGACAGCAGTGATTTGAAATACAGTAGTAAAGAAGACTTAGAAGCAAAGAAAAAAGAACATGGTATTGA
Protein-coding sequences here:
- a CDS encoding ABC transporter permease is translated as MSIVTILSLLMSSMLIYATPLIFTSIGGTYSERSGVVNVGLEGIMVMGAFSGIVFNLEFADAFGKATPWLAVLVGGVVGLIFSLIHAVATINFRADHIVSGTVLNLLAPSLAVFLVKVLYKKGQTDNIQASFGKFDFPILSKIPVIGEIFFKNTTLVGYIAVAFSFLAWFILYKTRFGLRLRSVGEHPQAADTLGINVYLMKYYGVMISGFLGGVGGAVYAQSISVNFAVTTILGPGFISLAAMIFGKWNPVGAMLSSLFFGLSQSLAVIGGQLPLLENIPTVYLEIAPYLVTIVILAAFFGQAVAPKADGVNYIKSK